A part of Desulfobacter sp. genomic DNA contains:
- a CDS encoding radical SAM protein, giving the protein MTAIKSSLKSAGLMLRGRMPGQLVIQITDRCNAACPQCGMRKSNDFPRTRLTTDQLKEIIDSAGEKGFQALSFTGGEPMLLRRDLPELIRHAGRAGIPYIRTGTNGFFFMHHDRPDFRDRVKTIAEDLAATPLRNFWISLDSALPHVHESMRGFEGVVRGMEKALPIFHDLGLYPSVNLGLNRNLSTATMSLPAPEPDTLDAPDNSPFYRAFAQGFAAFYQKVINMGFTIANACYPMSMDDAEDKAGLNAVYAAASPDRVVCFSPVEKALLFKALMDTIPGYRTKLRIFSPLTSLYTLYNVYSGHKSSPFACRGGIDFFYVNCTDGNTYPCGYRGSDNLGPFPELDVRGLSNTARCLSCDWECFRDPSELGGPFMEGLTAPWRLAGRLASDPRYAALWLEDLRYYRACDFFDGRKAPRAEPLNRSKTKAKPAAPQAAALTRPDRT; this is encoded by the coding sequence ATGACAGCTATTAAAAGCAGCCTTAAATCGGCGGGGCTCATGCTGCGGGGCCGGATGCCCGGCCAACTTGTCATCCAGATCACCGACCGGTGCAATGCCGCCTGCCCCCAGTGCGGTATGCGCAAATCCAACGACTTCCCCAGGACCCGGCTGACCACAGACCAGCTCAAGGAAATCATTGATTCGGCCGGGGAAAAAGGATTCCAGGCCCTCTCCTTCACCGGGGGCGAGCCCATGCTTTTGCGCAGGGACCTGCCGGAGCTGATCCGCCACGCAGGCCGGGCCGGCATCCCCTACATCCGCACCGGGACCAACGGATTCTTTTTCATGCACCATGACCGCCCGGATTTCAGGGACAGGGTCAAAACAATCGCCGAGGACCTGGCCGCCACCCCGTTACGGAATTTCTGGATCAGCCTGGATTCTGCGCTTCCCCATGTCCACGAATCCATGCGGGGATTTGAGGGGGTAGTCAGGGGGATGGAAAAGGCCCTGCCCATTTTCCATGATCTTGGCCTCTACCCTTCCGTAAACTTGGGACTGAACCGGAACCTCAGTACCGCCACCATGTCATTGCCCGCTCCGGAACCCGATACCCTGGATGCGCCGGACAACTCACCCTTTTACCGGGCCTTTGCCCAGGGATTTGCCGCCTTTTACCAGAAAGTCATCAATATGGGCTTTACCATTGCCAATGCCTGCTACCCCATGAGCATGGATGATGCCGAGGACAAGGCCGGCCTTAATGCCGTATATGCGGCGGCATCACCGGACCGGGTGGTCTGCTTCAGTCCGGTGGAAAAGGCCCTGCTTTTCAAAGCCCTCATGGATACCATTCCCGGATACAGAACAAAACTAAGGATATTTTCCCCCCTCACCTCATTATACACCCTTTACAATGTCTACTCCGGACATAAGTCATCGCCCTTTGCCTGCCGGGGCGGCATCGACTTTTTCTACGTAAACTGCACCGACGGCAACACCTACCCCTGCGGCTACCGGGGCAGTGACAACCTGGGGCCTTTCCCGGAACTGGATGTCAGGGGCCTGTCCAACACTGCCCGCTGTCTGTCCTGCGACTGGGAATGCTTCAGGGATCCCAGCGAACTTGGCGGCCCTTTTATGGAAGGCCTAACCGCCCCCTGGCGCCTTGCCGGCCGCCTGGCCAGTGATCCCCGGTACGCCGCCCTCTGGCTTGAAGATTTACGGTATTATCGGGCCTGCGATTTTTTCGATGGCAGGAAGGCGCCCCGGGCTGAACCCCTGAACCGGTCTAAAACAAAGGCAAAACCGGCAGCCCCCCAGGCCGCGGCCCTGACCAGACCCGACCGGACCTGA
- a CDS encoding sugar ABC transporter substrate-binding protein, with translation MKKQWLGAVPVILSAFFFVASAVASPPVIAVSFPGSVLFFDYQKKGMEEAADKYNLSLLFEQAEWNAQHQLTQIEQFIQKKVDAILLCAVDNEKVLPAVDMANEAGIPLITFTNVLGNSPDGALDGVITFVGTHEVKLGRLLGEMAEKMIGNSAADIVLIEGAENTAPQKMRSQGIYEIVAGHSNWKIIYRKAIEGWTKEGAAAAMEDFLETGQPVDLVICHWHAAAVAVADTLEQMGYKDKLPIVTLEFSRELKPYILQGKVDMTSNYSVSSVGFTAVEAACQYLAGEKLPPFIEAEVITVSKENAGVQIPMF, from the coding sequence ATGAAGAAACAATGGTTGGGTGCTGTTCCGGTTATTCTTTCAGCATTTTTTTTTGTTGCCTCAGCAGTAGCCAGCCCACCGGTCATCGCCGTATCCTTCCCCGGCTCTGTCCTCTTTTTTGACTACCAGAAAAAGGGCATGGAGGAGGCGGCGGATAAATATAACCTCTCCCTTCTGTTTGAACAGGCTGAATGGAACGCTCAACATCAGCTCACCCAGATCGAACAATTTATCCAAAAAAAGGTGGATGCCATTCTGCTCTGCGCCGTTGATAATGAAAAGGTGCTGCCGGCAGTTGATATGGCCAATGAGGCCGGCATTCCCCTGATTACATTTACCAATGTTCTGGGCAACAGCCCCGACGGAGCGCTTGATGGTGTCATCACCTTTGTGGGAACCCATGAGGTAAAGCTGGGGCGCCTGCTGGGAGAGATGGCCGAAAAGATGATCGGCAATAGTGCTGCAGACATTGTCCTCATCGAAGGGGCCGAAAATACGGCGCCCCAGAAGATGAGATCCCAGGGCATCTATGAAATTGTGGCCGGCCACTCAAACTGGAAAATTATTTACCGCAAAGCCATTGAGGGGTGGACAAAGGAGGGGGCGGCCGCAGCCATGGAGGATTTCCTTGAGACCGGACAGCCTGTCGACCTTGTCATCTGCCACTGGCATGCGGCGGCCGTAGCCGTTGCCGATACCCTGGAACAGATGGGATACAAGGATAAACTGCCCATTGTGACCCTTGAGTTTTCCAGGGAACTCAAGCCGTATATCCTCCAGGGAAAAGTGGATATGACATCCAATTATTCTGTCAGCAGCGTGGGATTTACAGCGGTCGAAGCAGCCTGCCAATACCTGGCCGGAGAAAAGCTGCCCCCTTTTATCGAAGCGGAGGTGATCACCGTTTCAAAAGAAAATGCCGGCGTTCAGATCCCCATGTTCTGA
- a CDS encoding PAS domain S-box protein, with product MTLKKKFIFPVFGSVILIALLSNIIARTVLDRQNRQASHEIIERAFQITEDALVLKEISLLEYSQQFESRPVHYTLNKLMKLGDKPHRISAITYKNTVEIIHSLGVSGKTIEVFNGKGRLILFSVSEPGKKDEILSGYIHHKEKIVVTARTKAGARISFNDWQINTLAVPGGSSADLPDEKRLDWELKHNESQVFVCLPILKKIYENKEYRQAIIGWIKVSEPLDDQFFRRLKGLTGTQINLFTRGGKFSMGTLHKQAGSIQEKVRQMMAAVPGTAGGQHRTTGRQGMDIHAGPASFDQIRVADTGYAVGVRPVQSGPEPVGAACILYSTESLDGNARQMMMVLNLVLLLFFLMTFFLMMTVSKQVTAQKKADRLKRYLDNVINSMPSILIGVDSEGKITQWNHTAEQKTGIFAREAKNKPLAQVMPRMAREMEIIKKSIQEQISSTDKKKAYAADEGICYEDITIYPLATNGIEGAVIRIDDVTEAVRMEEMMIQSEKMLSIGGLAAGMAHEINNPLAGMIQTASVLSSRLASTDMKVNLDEARQAGTSMEAIQKFMRARKVPEMLSTIRDSGNRVAQIVNNMLSFARKADAQVSSCSLADLLDNTLSLAKTDFDLKKSWDFKLIKIQKNYDPNLPPVPCESGKIQQVVLNLLKNGAQAMQEAGTVEPEFKISTRFDEEKEMACLEIADNGPGMEKELCKRIFEPFFTTKPAGIGTGLGLSVSYFIVTENHGGTMTVDSTPGKGTLFTVCLPLEKKGQQEEDSHS from the coding sequence ATGACGCTAAAAAAGAAATTCATTTTTCCTGTTTTCGGATCGGTGATCCTCATTGCACTGCTGTCCAATATTATTGCCAGAACCGTTTTAGACAGACAGAACAGACAGGCGTCCCATGAGATTATTGAAAGGGCGTTTCAAATCACTGAGGATGCCCTGGTATTAAAAGAGATAAGCCTGCTTGAGTACAGCCAGCAGTTTGAATCCCGCCCGGTTCACTACACCCTCAATAAATTGATGAAACTTGGAGACAAACCCCATCGCATTTCTGCCATCACCTATAAAAATACCGTGGAAATCATCCACAGCCTGGGGGTGTCCGGAAAAACAATAGAGGTGTTCAACGGGAAAGGCCGGCTGATCCTATTCAGTGTTTCTGAGCCGGGCAAAAAGGATGAAATCCTGTCAGGATATATTCACCACAAAGAAAAAATCGTTGTTACCGCCAGAACAAAAGCCGGCGCCAGGATTTCCTTCAATGACTGGCAAATTAATACCCTGGCTGTTCCCGGCGGTTCCTCTGCCGATCTGCCCGATGAAAAACGGCTGGACTGGGAACTGAAGCACAATGAATCCCAGGTTTTCGTCTGCCTGCCCATACTCAAAAAAATATATGAGAATAAGGAATACCGGCAGGCCATAATCGGGTGGATCAAGGTGAGTGAGCCCCTAGACGATCAATTTTTCAGGCGGTTAAAGGGGCTGACAGGAACCCAAATCAACCTGTTCACAAGGGGGGGCAAATTCTCCATGGGCACCCTTCATAAGCAAGCCGGATCCATTCAGGAAAAGGTCCGGCAGATGATGGCCGCTGTCCCCGGCACGGCAGGCGGTCAGCACCGGACGACCGGGCGCCAGGGAATGGATATTCATGCCGGCCCTGCTTCTTTTGACCAGATACGGGTGGCGGACACGGGCTACGCGGTGGGTGTGCGCCCCGTTCAAAGCGGGCCAGAACCTGTGGGTGCGGCATGCATCCTCTATTCCACGGAAAGCCTTGATGGCAACGCCCGTCAGATGATGATGGTGTTGAATCTGGTGTTGCTCCTCTTTTTTTTGATGACCTTCTTTTTGATGATGACCGTCAGCAAGCAGGTTACCGCCCAGAAAAAAGCGGACCGGTTAAAGCGGTACCTGGACAATGTGATCAATTCAATGCCGTCGATTTTAATCGGGGTGGACAGTGAGGGAAAAATCACCCAGTGGAACCACACGGCGGAGCAGAAAACCGGCATATTTGCCAGGGAGGCAAAAAATAAACCCCTTGCCCAGGTGATGCCAAGGATGGCCCGGGAGATGGAGATCATCAAAAAAAGCATTCAGGAACAGATTTCCAGTACGGATAAGAAGAAAGCCTATGCCGCGGATGAGGGGATCTGTTATGAGGATATCACCATTTATCCCCTGGCCACCAACGGCATCGAAGGAGCCGTGATCCGCATTGATGACGTGACAGAAGCCGTCCGCATGGAAGAGATGATGATCCAGTCCGAAAAAATGCTATCCATCGGCGGACTGGCCGCCGGCATGGCCCATGAAATCAACAATCCGCTGGCAGGGATGATCCAGACCGCCAGTGTGCTTTCCAGCCGACTTGCCAGCACGGATATGAAAGTAAACCTGGATGAAGCACGCCAGGCCGGCACCTCCATGGAGGCGATCCAGAAGTTTATGCGAGCCCGAAAGGTCCCCGAGATGCTGTCCACCATCCGTGACTCCGGAAACCGCGTGGCCCAGATCGTAAACAACATGCTCAGCTTTGCCAGAAAAGCCGATGCCCAGGTGTCGTCCTGTTCCCTTGCAGACCTCCTGGATAACACATTGTCACTGGCCAAAACCGATTTTGACCTGAAAAAAAGCTGGGATTTTAAATTGATTAAAATTCAAAAAAACTATGACCCCAACCTGCCCCCCGTGCCCTGTGAAAGCGGGAAAATTCAGCAGGTTGTACTCAATCTTTTGAAAAATGGCGCCCAGGCCATGCAGGAGGCAGGAACCGTTGAACCCGAGTTTAAAATTTCAACCCGGTTTGACGAGGAGAAGGAGATGGCCTGCTTGGAGATCGCGGACAATGGGCCGGGTATGGAAAAAGAATTGTGCAAAAGGATATTTGAACCGTTTTTCACAACCAAGCCGGCCGGAATCGGTACCGGGCTCGGGCTGAGTGTTTCATACTTCATCGTAACGGAAAATCACGGCGGGACAATGACCGTTGATTCGACACCTGGAAAAGGCACGCTGTTTACAGTCTGCCTCCCGTTGGAAAAAAAGGGGCAGCAAGAAGAAGATTCTCATTCCTGA